GCGAGGTGGTGTCGCCGGGTCGTGAAGTTCTGACCCTGGCCGATTTATCGACGGTGGAGCTGAAAATATTTGTAGACGAACCTGAAATCGGAAAAATCAAGCCGGGACAACGGGTGGAGATCAAAACAGATACCTATCCCCAAAAAACCTACCCGGGCCAAGTCTCGTTTATTTCACCCGAGGCTGAATTCACCCCCAAAATCATTCAGACCCATAAAGAGCGGGTCAAGCTGGTCTACCTGGTTAAAATTGCCATTTTAAATCCGGGCCTGGAGTTAAAACCGGGCATGCCCGCAGATGCCTGGCTGCGGTGACCCCTGCAGCTGCAATGTAAATATCCGACCCAAAGGGGCCGGCTTTTGTCTAAGCCCAGAGGGCATGATTTGTACAAAAGTCATTAGCAAAATTTGAAATCCGAATATCGAAATAAACATACCATGTCCATCGTCACCGTTGATACCGTATCCAAAAATTTTGGCGGACACGAAGCCGTCTCCCAGGTTTCGTTTTCAGTAGCGGAAGGGACCATCATGGGCTTGGTGGGTTCAGACGGCGCCGGCAAGACCACCCTTTTGCGGATGGTCGCCGCCATGTTGAAACCAACCGCAGGCCGGATATTCGTCAAGGGCCACGATGTCGTCTCGCAGAAAAAAACGGTCAAGCCGCTGATCGGCTATATGCCCCAGCGATTCGGGCTGTATCAGGATCTGACCGTAGACGAAAACATCGACTTTTTCATGGATATTTTCGGCATCACCGGCAAAGAACGGCAAACCCGAAAAGATTTTTATCTTGGTTTTTCAAATCTGCTCCCTTTTGTCCACCGGCTGGCCCGGGATCTTTCCGGCGGCATGAAGCAGAAGCTGGGGTTGGCCTGCGTCCTGGTTCATGAACCCGCCGTCTTAATTCTGGACGAACCCACCAACGGCGTAGATCCGGTTTCCCGGCAGGAGTTTTGGGATATCCTCTCGCAGATGCGGCATGACGGCATGACCATTCTGGTCTCCACTGCCTATCTGGACGAGGGTGAAAAATGTGACCATCTGATGTTGATGCACAATGCCCACCTTCTGGCAGAATCATCCCCGCAAGCGCTGCGACTAAACTTTCCCGACCTGGAAACAGCCATGATACACCGCATCCAGGCCGCAGACAAGGCACTGGCAGATGAACGCTTCAACCCTTGAGGCAGTCCGGGTTACCGACCTGGAAAAGAAATTCGGCCGTTTTACGGCTGTGGACAAAATTTCCTTTGCCGTCCGCAAAGGCGAAATCTTCG
The window above is part of the Desulfobacterales bacterium genome. Proteins encoded here:
- a CDS encoding ABC transporter ATP-binding protein encodes the protein MSIVTVDTVSKNFGGHEAVSQVSFSVAEGTIMGLVGSDGAGKTTLLRMVAAMLKPTAGRIFVKGHDVVSQKKTVKPLIGYMPQRFGLYQDLTVDENIDFFMDIFGITGKERQTRKDFYLGFSNLLPFVHRLARDLSGGMKQKLGLACVLVHEPAVLILDEPTNGVDPVSRQEFWDILSQMRHDGMTILVSTAYLDEGEKCDHLMLMHNAHLLAESSPQALRLNFPDLETAMIHRIQAADKALADERFNP